One window of the Natrinema sp. CBA1119 genome contains the following:
- a CDS encoding DUF5794 domain-containing protein gives MSTSQHPVALQMERIVGGDARLLALVMMLPLVDGVFPALILAGALDEPLGALQVGLLIFGGSATVAVILAEMNGTPREQATVVLLVGIPLILLAAVQAALAPAIESVLDIVIFERFAALVIAAIAAKTASATIGDYLPNPVVVIGLGLVASIDPSGATFVVMTDPVLVVHATLAAAVGVAFALTIALTGPYLREYMDIDRFRFGSAVALGLLPLSLLGMAFGQAPLAALLVAALFAVDLPWGGSDADSSSGADSGSAAAQMGAVADGGDVEDSSEPPAAESEEEESNAYPGDDGTDTAGRAPWL, from the coding sequence ATGAGTACGTCACAACACCCGGTCGCGCTCCAGATGGAGCGCATCGTCGGGGGTGACGCGCGGCTCCTTGCGCTGGTGATGATGCTGCCGTTAGTCGACGGCGTTTTCCCCGCGTTGATCCTGGCCGGCGCGCTCGACGAGCCGCTGGGTGCGTTGCAGGTCGGCCTGTTGATCTTCGGTGGGAGCGCCACCGTCGCCGTGATTTTAGCGGAGATGAACGGCACGCCTCGAGAGCAGGCGACCGTCGTCTTGCTCGTCGGGATCCCGCTGATACTGCTCGCGGCGGTCCAGGCCGCACTCGCGCCGGCGATCGAGAGCGTGCTCGATATCGTCATCTTCGAGCGGTTCGCGGCGCTGGTGATCGCCGCTATCGCGGCCAAGACCGCCAGCGCGACCATCGGGGACTACCTCCCCAACCCCGTCGTCGTCATCGGGCTGGGACTGGTCGCGAGTATCGATCCCTCGGGGGCGACGTTCGTCGTGATGACCGATCCCGTCCTCGTCGTCCACGCGACGCTGGCGGCGGCCGTCGGCGTGGCGTTCGCGCTGACCATCGCCCTCACCGGACCGTACCTGCGGGAGTACATGGACATCGACCGGTTCCGCTTCGGGAGCGCGGTCGCGCTCGGATTGCTGCCGCTATCCCTGCTCGGGATGGCCTTCGGACAGGCCCCGCTGGCCGCGCTGCTCGTCGCCGCCCTGTTCGCCGTCGACCTCCCGTGGGGCGGCTCCGACGCGGACTCGAGTTCCGGAGCCGATTCGGGTTCGGCGGCCGCACAGATGGGCGCGGTGGCCGACGGCGGGGACGTCGAGGACTCGAGCGAGCCGCCGGCCGCCGAAAGCGAGGAAGAGGAGTCGAACGCGTATCCGGGCGACGACGGGACGGATACCGCGGGACGGGCTCCGTGGCTGTAG
- a CDS encoding YcaO-like family protein produces the protein MQVHVVGDDPVREAVVAALDDVDIGVRDAEPSSLSDARFAVVSDVAGSATFDQANEAARSGGTPWIAVEIGGIGGHPLSAVDAAISGFAPATGCFDCLRSRVASNLEERADAPQADRAGARLAGAIAGRECVRVLSGDERSIIGQVREVPHARREFLPVPGCACADTDRDRSLERDAETLGLDAAVERAERAIDNRVGPVSSIAEVESFPAPYYLATVAETTAFSDASAPRQAAGVADDWNAALMKAVGEGLERYCAGVYRDAEFVRASEDNLENAVAPTELVRPDDAPAYDSGDEHRWVPGEALETGEPTHLPAAAVQFPQPGASLVPAITTGLGLGSSTVDALVSGLTEVIERDATMLAWYSTFEPLGLSVETDAFATLERRARSEGLSVTPLLVTQDIDVPVVAVAVHREPNALEGDEPISATDDAWPAFAVGSAAGLDAAAAATAALEEALQNWMELRSLGPDDAADAGGAIGEYASFPERAREFVDADRMVPAASVGPDSVPTGLDRLETLCSRTADAGLTPFAARLTTRDVESIDFEAVRVVVPGAQPLFTDESFFGERARTVPDDLGFEPRLERAFHPYP, from the coding sequence ATGCAAGTCCACGTCGTGGGTGACGATCCCGTCCGCGAGGCGGTCGTCGCCGCGCTCGATGACGTCGATATCGGCGTCCGTGACGCCGAGCCGTCGTCCCTCTCCGATGCCCGCTTCGCCGTCGTCAGCGACGTCGCCGGCTCGGCGACGTTCGATCAGGCGAACGAGGCCGCCCGTTCGGGCGGAACGCCCTGGATCGCCGTCGAGATCGGCGGGATCGGCGGCCACCCGCTTTCGGCTGTCGACGCCGCTATCTCGGGATTCGCGCCCGCCACCGGCTGCTTCGACTGTCTCCGTTCGCGGGTCGCGTCGAATCTCGAGGAGCGAGCCGACGCCCCGCAGGCCGATCGCGCCGGAGCACGACTCGCCGGTGCGATCGCCGGTCGGGAGTGCGTTCGCGTCCTCTCGGGCGACGAGCGCTCGATCATCGGGCAGGTACGCGAAGTACCACACGCCCGCCGGGAGTTCCTGCCCGTTCCGGGCTGTGCGTGCGCCGATACGGATCGGGATCGATCGCTCGAGCGCGATGCCGAAACGCTCGGCCTCGATGCAGCGGTCGAACGCGCCGAGCGGGCGATCGACAACCGCGTCGGTCCCGTCTCGAGCATCGCCGAGGTCGAGTCGTTCCCGGCCCCCTACTACCTGGCGACCGTGGCGGAGACGACCGCCTTCAGCGACGCGAGCGCGCCCCGGCAGGCCGCCGGCGTCGCCGACGACTGGAACGCTGCCCTGATGAAAGCGGTCGGCGAGGGACTCGAGCGCTACTGCGCGGGCGTCTATCGCGACGCGGAGTTCGTCCGCGCGAGCGAGGACAACCTCGAGAACGCGGTCGCGCCGACTGAGCTCGTTCGGCCAGACGACGCACCGGCGTACGACTCCGGCGATGAACACCGCTGGGTGCCGGGCGAGGCCCTCGAGACCGGAGAACCGACACACCTGCCCGCCGCGGCGGTCCAGTTCCCCCAGCCGGGCGCGTCGCTGGTCCCGGCGATCACGACCGGGCTGGGACTTGGCTCCTCGACGGTCGACGCGCTCGTATCCGGGTTGACCGAGGTGATCGAGCGCGACGCGACGATGCTCGCCTGGTACTCGACATTTGAGCCGCTCGGGCTGTCGGTCGAGACGGACGCTTTCGCGACACTCGAGCGCCGCGCCCGGAGCGAGGGACTCTCGGTGACGCCGTTGCTCGTCACGCAGGATATCGACGTGCCCGTCGTCGCCGTGGCCGTGCATCGCGAGCCAAACGCACTCGAGGGCGACGAGCCGATTTCGGCGACCGACGACGCGTGGCCGGCTTTCGCGGTCGGCTCGGCGGCCGGCCTCGACGCCGCGGCGGCCGCGACTGCGGCGCTCGAGGAGGCGCTCCAAAACTGGATGGAACTGCGCAGTCTCGGCCCCGACGATGCGGCCGACGCCGGTGGCGCGATCGGCGAGTACGCGTCGTTTCCCGAGCGCGCGCGCGAGTTCGTCGACGCCGACCGGATGGTTCCCGCAGCGAGCGTCGGTCCCGACTCCGTCCCGACCGGTCTCGACCGCCTCGAGACGCTGTGTTCGCGGACGGCCGACGCAGGGCTGACGCCATTTGCTGCGCGCTTGACGACGCGCGATGTCGAGTCGATCGACTTCGAGGCGGTCCGAGTCGTCGTCCCCGGTGCCCAGCCGCTGTTCACCGACGAGTCGTTCTTCGGCGAACGCGCGCGGACGGTACCGGACGACCTCGGCTTCGAACCGCGCCTCGAGCGGGCGTTTCATCCGTATCCCTGA
- a CDS encoding cation:proton antiporter, with protein MVETVSIDILSLLLVLSVAWVFGALAERLGYPTMMGELFAGIAFGPALLGLLRPSELLSVLSELGVFLLMVYVGMEVDLRELFELGSQSLLIAFGAFVIPFGLGYAAGIWLGISVGAALFLGLAMAATSLATKSRILADLELLDTRIANVLLGGALASDVGVLIAFAGVDSYVTAGGLDPNEIGVILLQAFGFFAVTLLIGYRFLPIAWRYIERQREHYGFVDRTTAFTFALLVSLLFAQLATLADLHMIIGGFMAGMFLRQSDVEPGLYEHMHTVMYDLAMGLFAPVFFVTVGFQITFDVFFDSFVVLAVLVAIAFFGKIIGSWLFSLPTSLTSLEGLVVGFGMNGRGTVEIIIAQVAYEAGVIDAELFSILVFIAVFTTALVPVTVTWGVGLLEAADELVYVDSAIATED; from the coding sequence ATGGTCGAGACCGTCAGTATCGATATCCTGAGCCTCCTGCTCGTCCTGTCGGTCGCCTGGGTGTTCGGCGCGCTCGCCGAGCGCCTCGGCTACCCGACGATGATGGGGGAGCTGTTCGCCGGCATCGCCTTCGGCCCCGCCCTGCTCGGTCTCTTGCGCCCCTCGGAACTGCTGTCGGTCCTCTCGGAACTCGGCGTCTTCCTCCTCATGGTCTACGTCGGCATGGAGGTCGACCTCCGCGAACTGTTCGAGCTCGGTTCCCAGTCACTGCTGATCGCCTTCGGCGCGTTCGTCATCCCGTTCGGACTCGGCTATGCGGCCGGCATCTGGCTTGGCATCTCAGTCGGTGCGGCGCTCTTTCTCGGACTCGCCATGGCCGCCACGTCGCTCGCGACGAAGTCCCGGATCCTCGCCGACCTCGAGCTACTGGACACTCGGATCGCGAACGTGTTGCTCGGCGGCGCGCTCGCCTCCGACGTGGGCGTGCTCATCGCGTTCGCGGGCGTCGATAGCTACGTCACCGCCGGCGGACTCGATCCGAACGAGATCGGCGTGATCCTCCTGCAGGCGTTTGGCTTCTTCGCGGTGACGCTACTGATCGGCTATCGGTTCCTGCCGATCGCGTGGCGGTATATTGAGCGTCAGCGCGAGCATTACGGGTTCGTCGATCGGACGACCGCGTTCACGTTCGCGCTGCTCGTCTCCTTGCTGTTCGCACAACTCGCGACGCTCGCGGACCTGCACATGATCATCGGCGGCTTCATGGCGGGAATGTTCCTCCGGCAGTCCGACGTGGAACCCGGGCTCTACGAGCACATGCACACGGTCATGTACGACCTCGCGATGGGGTTGTTCGCACCGGTCTTCTTCGTCACGGTCGGCTTTCAGATCACGTTCGACGTCTTCTTCGACTCGTTCGTCGTGCTCGCCGTCCTGGTCGCCATCGCGTTCTTCGGCAAGATCATCGGCTCCTGGCTGTTCTCGCTCCCGACGTCGCTCACCTCGCTCGAGGGGTTGGTCGTCGGCTTCGGCATGAACGGTCGCGGGACCGTCGAGATCATCATCGCACAGGTCGCCTACGAGGCCGGCGTTATCGACGCGGAACTGTTCTCGATTCTCGTCTTCATCGCGGTCTTTACGACCGCGCTCGTCCCCGTGACCGTCACCTGGGGCGTGGGCCTGCTCGAGGCGGCGGACGAACTCGTCTACGTCGATTCGGCGATCGCGACCGAGGACTGA
- a CDS encoding twin-arginine translocation signal domain-containing protein has translation MNRRTVLRTAGVAATIALSGCADALQEHYEGTFQGLVPIEIHSEAESHYDVTLEAYKPGTNRQTYDESYTITANQSATPPHLEATEQHLRVTKYERQSEEQTTEEAMITPNTKSVIIRITGDDLTIELSSDDGESSGPAAEPGAEGSGTDGPGTTDPEPNDSERTDGGTNETDSAADTGA, from the coding sequence GTGAACCGTCGGACGGTACTTCGAACCGCGGGGGTGGCCGCGACGATCGCGCTCTCAGGCTGTGCCGACGCGCTCCAAGAGCACTACGAGGGCACGTTCCAGGGCCTGGTCCCGATCGAGATCCACAGTGAAGCCGAGAGTCACTACGATGTCACGCTCGAGGCGTACAAGCCGGGGACGAACCGCCAGACCTACGACGAGAGTTATACGATCACGGCCAACCAGTCGGCCACGCCGCCCCATCTCGAGGCGACCGAGCAACATCTCCGCGTGACCAAGTACGAACGGCAGAGCGAAGAACAGACCACCGAGGAGGCGATGATCACGCCGAACACCAAGTCGGTGATCATCAGGATTACCGGCGACGATCTGACAATAGAACTCAGCAGCGACGACGGCGAATCCTCCGGGCCGGCCGCTGAACCGGGAGCAGAGGGTTCCGGGACGGACGGGCCCGGGACGACAGATCCCGAACCGAACGACTCCGAGCGGACCGACGGCGGAACGAACGAGACTGATTCTGCGGCGGATACCGGCGCATAA
- the guaB gene encoding IMP dehydrogenase, protein MANDVPEQEPYSSKLQVPEALTFDDVLLRPKESRVEPDDADLTSNVSKNVEVSVPILSAAMDTVTESSMAIAMARHGGLGVLHRNMNIDEMVEEIGRVKSADELIIPLDSVVTADPEMSVREVDERMARKGVGGAPVVNTNGEVLGIISSTDIRPHLEVNEDDPVTEAMTDEVITAPEDIDSRDAFEMMYDHKIERVPVVDDENLLVGLVTMQGILQRREYKEAVRDEDGRLRCGVAVSPFEHDRATAADEADADVLFIDTAHAHNLNVVEGARDIKESVDADVVVGNIGTREAAEDLVDFADGLKVGIGPGSICTTRIVSGSGMPQITAVAQVADVASDHDVPVIADGGIRYSGDAIKAVAAGADAVMLGSYFAGTEEAPGRVVTMNGKKYKQYRGMGSVGAMKSGDSDRYLKDEPDEDDEYVPEGVEAATPYKGTLKSELHQLAGGMQSGMGYVGAETVPAFKERSEFVRVSAAGQAESHAHDVVITDEAPNYSPDSE, encoded by the coding sequence ATGGCGAACGACGTTCCAGAGCAAGAGCCCTATTCTTCGAAACTGCAGGTACCGGAAGCGCTAACGTTCGACGACGTCCTTCTCCGCCCGAAGGAGAGCCGCGTCGAACCCGACGACGCCGACCTCACGTCGAACGTCTCGAAAAACGTCGAGGTCTCCGTTCCCATCCTCTCGGCGGCGATGGACACCGTCACCGAGAGCAGCATGGCGATCGCGATGGCCCGCCACGGCGGCCTCGGCGTTCTCCACCGCAACATGAACATCGACGAGATGGTCGAGGAGATCGGGCGCGTCAAGAGCGCCGACGAACTCATCATCCCCCTCGACTCGGTGGTGACCGCCGATCCCGAGATGTCCGTGCGCGAGGTCGACGAGCGAATGGCCCGTAAGGGCGTCGGCGGCGCGCCCGTCGTCAACACCAACGGCGAAGTCCTGGGGATCATCTCGAGTACGGACATCCGGCCCCACCTCGAGGTCAACGAGGACGACCCGGTCACCGAGGCGATGACCGACGAGGTCATCACGGCCCCCGAGGACATCGACTCCCGCGATGCCTTCGAGATGATGTACGATCACAAGATCGAGCGCGTCCCGGTCGTCGACGACGAGAACTTGCTCGTCGGTCTCGTGACGATGCAGGGGATCCTGCAGCGCCGCGAGTACAAGGAGGCCGTCCGCGACGAGGACGGTCGCCTCCGCTGTGGCGTCGCCGTCAGCCCGTTCGAGCACGACCGCGCGACGGCCGCCGACGAGGCCGATGCCGATGTCCTCTTCATCGACACCGCACACGCGCACAACCTGAACGTCGTCGAGGGCGCTCGAGACATCAAGGAGTCCGTCGACGCGGACGTCGTCGTTGGAAACATCGGCACCCGCGAGGCGGCCGAGGACCTCGTCGACTTCGCGGACGGCCTCAAGGTCGGCATCGGCCCGGGCTCGATCTGTACCACCCGCATCGTCTCGGGGTCGGGGATGCCACAGATCACGGCCGTCGCGCAGGTCGCCGACGTCGCGAGCGACCACGACGTGCCGGTGATCGCCGACGGCGGCATCCGGTACTCCGGCGACGCGATTAAGGCGGTCGCCGCCGGCGCGGACGCGGTCATGCTCGGCTCCTACTTCGCCGGCACGGAGGAAGCACCCGGTCGCGTCGTCACGATGAACGGGAAGAAGTACAAACAGTACCGCGGCATGGGATCCGTCGGCGCGATGAAGTCCGGTGACAGCGACCGATACCTCAAGGACGAACCCGACGAGGACGACGAGTACGTTCCGGAGGGCGTCGAGGCCGCGACGCCGTACAAGGGGACGCTCAAGTCCGAACTCCACCAGCTCGCTGGCGGCATGCAGTCGGGCATGGGCTACGTCGGCGCGGAAACCGTCCCCGCATTCAAGGAGCGCTCGGAGTTCGTCCGCGTCTCCGCGGCCGGGCAGGCCGAGAGCCACGCCCACGACGTCGTCATCACCGACGAAGCGCCGAACTACTCCCCCGACAGCGAGTAA
- the cmk gene encoding (d)CMP kinase yields MATADGSNAEIDTRLFITVSGPPGCGATTLCQRLADAMGCPYVSGGDIFRELADDRDMSLNQLTAEADGSADIDRALDRRLQQIAEKWGMANKPFILESRLAGWLAGERADLRIWLDAPEDVRLERIDDRGETDAEMRVREVSEAGRYQSYYEIDIGNQTFYDLHINTARWSKHGVFSLVRTAIEEYGPEADEGAFTTPELDP; encoded by the coding sequence ATGGCCACAGCAGACGGTTCGAACGCGGAGATCGACACGAGACTGTTCATCACCGTTTCCGGGCCGCCGGGCTGCGGGGCGACGACGCTCTGTCAACGCCTCGCCGACGCGATGGGCTGTCCCTACGTCTCCGGCGGCGACATCTTCCGCGAACTCGCCGACGACCGCGACATGAGCCTCAACCAGCTCACCGCGGAGGCCGACGGCTCCGCCGACATCGACCGCGCGCTCGACCGACGCCTCCAGCAGATCGCCGAGAAGTGGGGGATGGCCAACAAGCCGTTCATTCTCGAGTCCCGGCTCGCGGGCTGGCTAGCCGGCGAGCGCGCCGACCTACGGATCTGGCTCGACGCGCCCGAAGACGTCCGCCTCGAGCGGATCGACGACCGCGGCGAAACCGACGCCGAAATGCGCGTCCGCGAGGTGAGCGAAGCCGGCCGCTATCAGTCCTACTACGAGATCGATATCGGCAATCAGACGTTCTACGACCTCCACATCAATACCGCCCGCTGGAGCAAGCACGGCGTGTTCTCGCTCGTCCGAACGGCCATCGAGGAGTACGGTCCCGAAGCGGACGAGGGAGCGTTCACGACTCCCGAACTCGATCCCTAA
- a CDS encoding cupin domain-containing protein produces MEKVAIDDVDIETNPMDVHSIRRPVSDALGFSDFAMNYFELEPGESFSGGLHTHHDQEEVFYVQEGTATFDMEEGEVTVDEDEVIRFAPGDFQHGYNDTDERVVGFAFGAPKSKHDWDQIESILYCQDCEDEVGHGLELTDDGAFRLTCTECGNSFTP; encoded by the coding sequence ATGGAGAAAGTCGCTATCGACGACGTTGACATCGAAACCAACCCGATGGACGTTCACTCGATCAGACGGCCGGTTTCGGACGCGCTCGGATTTTCGGACTTTGCGATGAACTACTTCGAACTCGAGCCGGGAGAGTCCTTTTCGGGCGGCCTGCACACCCATCACGATCAGGAGGAGGTCTTCTACGTCCAGGAGGGGACGGCGACATTCGACATGGAAGAAGGGGAGGTGACGGTCGACGAGGACGAGGTGATTCGGTTCGCGCCCGGTGACTTCCAGCACGGCTACAACGACACCGACGAGCGGGTCGTCGGCTTCGCCTTCGGTGCGCCCAAGTCGAAACACGACTGGGACCAGATCGAGTCGATACTCTACTGTCAGGACTGCGAGGACGAGGTCGGCCACGGCCTCGAACTGACGGATGACGGTGCCTTCCGGCTGACGTGTACCGAGTGTGGCAACTCGTTTACGCCCTAA